One stretch of Patescibacteria group bacterium DNA includes these proteins:
- a CDS encoding tetratricopeptide repeat protein produces the protein MAFPYTPAVQDPSSAAPDKPFSAQAHASVGIGKVKPAGQKRTLGEASRLIRFCDFVIRWSIYLAVFLIPLWFLPFTQDALEINKQTLLVILSVIALLAWFGRMMALRQVEFKRTVLNLIVALYVLGYGIVAWFSSDRYLSFVGTGTLEQFSFLSVLAFAVMYFVISNNVRDLKFVRNILYTLAGALTLTSFFGILQMLGAYILPWDFARVVTFNTIGTIYALGIFQVIGLLVINALILVMSGGGAVFCPAGRCGIASKVLLIIAAVLNLIGLILLDFWIVWVLLIVGSIIVLAFAIVRAGEFRPGAPFMLPMLTLVIAVLLLIVNLPLGINLPAEISPSTGASFEIAKSALQESPLVGSGPGTFGYDYTKFHSSAVNATIFWNVIFDRANSHALTLLATTGLIGLMLWLVLIAVAAVRAIINLFRDNRAEIWRYILVIGSVFITVIVSRFLYSSNFVGEFIFWLFLGLVGALISREWFRADFKISPRAALTMSFVFIILIVGSVSLIYLACQRYAAEVIFVQAIKLDQNRGSIDDVITKLNSAVRLNRYEDTYLRNLSSAVTAKFANEVSGQVPQEKATYVQSLINDMVSIAKAAADLNPANSANWANLGATYRSLVPYVQGSGDAAKVAEEKVVELAPTNPVSYIDLAMTHIAVADLNLALTQSEDEKIAAEAKTIVTENLARAEELLNKAIELKQDYAPAHYQLALVYDRQGKLAEAIVKMEQVAAANTDDVGVAFQLGMLYLRNNDNDKARNALEYAVKLVPSYSNARWFLATVYENLKDIPKAIEQVEKVLELNPDNATIKQRLDNLKQYGTSQPPSIPEPVKEGTAAPQR, from the coding sequence ATGGCATTCCCATATACCCCGGCGGTTCAGGATCCATCCTCTGCCGCTCCGGACAAGCCATTTTCGGCTCAGGCGCATGCCTCTGTCGGAATCGGCAAAGTCAAGCCAGCGGGGCAAAAGCGCACGTTAGGAGAAGCTTCAAGGCTTATCCGATTTTGCGATTTTGTCATCCGCTGGTCAATCTACCTGGCGGTTTTTTTAATTCCGCTCTGGTTTTTACCGTTCACTCAGGATGCCCTTGAGATAAACAAGCAGACCCTGCTTGTAATTCTCTCGGTTATCGCGCTTCTTGCCTGGTTCGGCCGCATGATGGCCTTGCGCCAGGTTGAGTTTAAGCGGACCGTCCTGAATCTCATCGTTGCTCTTTATGTTTTGGGTTACGGCATTGTCGCCTGGTTTTCCAGCGACCGGTATTTAAGTTTTGTTGGCACCGGTACCCTTGAGCAGTTCAGTTTCTTGTCGGTTCTTGCCTTTGCCGTCATGTACTTTGTTATTTCAAACAACGTACGCGACCTTAAGTTCGTGCGCAATATTCTGTACACACTGGCTGGTGCGTTAACCCTAACCTCGTTCTTCGGCATTCTGCAGATGCTCGGCGCGTATATTTTGCCCTGGGATTTCGCGCGCGTCGTTACATTCAATACAATCGGCACGATCTATGCCCTGGGCATTTTCCAAGTTATTGGACTCCTCGTGATCAATGCCCTGATTCTCGTAATGTCCGGCGGCGGCGCGGTCTTTTGTCCGGCTGGGCGCTGCGGCATCGCGAGCAAAGTGCTTTTAATTATTGCCGCGGTCTTAAATCTCATTGGTTTAATACTGCTTGATTTCTGGATTGTTTGGGTTCTTCTGATTGTGGGATCAATAATCGTACTCGCGTTTGCAATTGTCCGCGCCGGCGAATTCCGGCCCGGCGCGCCGTTCATGCTGCCCATGCTGACGCTTGTGATCGCAGTCTTGCTTCTAATCGTTAATCTTCCGCTCGGCATCAATCTTCCTGCTGAAATCAGCCCATCAACCGGCGCGAGTTTTGAAATTGCCAAATCCGCGCTTCAGGAATCGCCGCTCGTTGGTTCGGGCCCCGGCACGTTTGGTTATGACTATACCAAATTTCACTCGTCGGCCGTTAATGCCACGATTTTTTGGAATGTGATTTTTGACCGTGCCAACTCCCATGCGCTTACACTCCTTGCGACCACCGGTCTCATTGGTCTGATGCTCTGGCTCGTTTTGATTGCCGTGGCGGCGGTGCGCGCAATTATCAATTTGTTCCGCGACAACCGTGCGGAAATCTGGCGATATATTTTAGTTATCGGTTCAGTATTTATCACGGTGATTGTGTCGCGCTTCCTTTATTCTTCAAACTTCGTCGGTGAATTCATATTTTGGCTGTTCCTCGGCCTCGTCGGCGCCCTGATTTCGCGCGAGTGGTTTCGCGCCGATTTCAAGATTTCGCCGCGCGCCGCGCTCACCATGAGCTTTGTGTTTATTATTCTCATTGTGGGGTCGGTCTCGTTGATATACCTCGCTTGTCAGCGCTACGCCGCCGAAGTTATATTTGTTCAGGCAATTAAACTTGATCAAAACCGCGGTTCGATTGATGATGTAATCACAAAACTGAATTCCGCCGTGCGTCTCAACCGCTACGAGGACACGTATCTCCGGAATCTGTCCAGCGCGGTTACGGCAAAATTTGCAAACGAAGTGAGCGGGCAGGTACCGCAGGAAAAAGCCACCTACGTGCAATCCCTCATTAATGATATGGTAAGTATCGCCAAGGCCGCGGCCGATTTGAATCCCGCGAACAGCGCCAACTGGGCGAATCTCGGCGCAACTTACCGTAGTCTCGTGCCGTATGTTCAGGGCTCGGGCGACGCGGCCAAGGTTGCCGAAGAAAAAGTAGTTGAACTCGCGCCGACCAACCCGGTGTCTTACATTGATCTTGCCATGACGCATATCGCGGTCGCGGATTTGAATTTGGCCCTCACCCAGTCCGAGGATGAAAAGATTGCGGCTGAAGCAAAAACCATTGTTACCGAAAATCTCGCCAGGGCCGAAGAACTCCTGAATAAAGCGATTGAACTGAAACAGGATTACGCACCGGCTCATTATCAACTCGCGCTTGTCTATGACCGTCAGGGAAAACTCGCTGAGGCGATTGTAAAAATGGAGCAAGTTGCGGCCGCTAATACCGATGACGTTGGCGTGGCTTTCCAGCTTGGCATGCTTTATCTCCGCAATAACGATAACGACAAGGCGCGGAACGCCCTTGAATACGCGGTCAAGCTTGTGCCGAGTTATTCCAATGCCCGCTGGTTCCTGGCCACGGTTTACGAAAATCTGAAGGATATACCCAAGGCCATTGAGCAGGTGGAAAAAGTGCTTGAGCTCAATCCGGATAACGCCACCATCAAACAGCGTCTGGATAACCTGAAGCAATACGGTACTTCTCAACCGCCGTCCATTCCCGAACCCGTGAAAGAAGGCACGGCCGCGCCGCAGCGATAA
- the rpsF gene encoding 30S ribosomal protein S6: protein MNYELLYIISAQYTDDEVAGLKDKVTAALQKSPINILTNENLGKLKLAYPIKHARHGFYILVEFETEPAAVRGLEREIRLMPEVLRHQLISLGAKRPSDEARKAIRMISYEEPEPDAVREPAPRSRSQSGGPRTAPRPAPKKVNLEELDKKLDEILESDVKI, encoded by the coding sequence ATGAACTACGAACTACTTTATATTATATCTGCGCAGTATACGGACGACGAAGTGGCCGGTCTCAAAGACAAGGTCACCGCGGCGCTCCAGAAATCGCCGATTAATATATTAACCAACGAGAACCTGGGGAAGCTCAAGCTTGCATATCCAATCAAGCACGCGCGCCACGGGTTTTATATTTTAGTTGAGTTTGAAACCGAACCCGCCGCGGTCCGCGGCCTTGAGCGCGAAATCCGCCTGATGCCCGAAGTGCTCCGCCATCAGCTTATTAGTCTCGGCGCAAAGCGTCCGAGCGATGAGGCGAGAAAGGCCATTAGAATGATTTCCTACGAAGAGCCGGAGCCGGATGCCGTGCGTGAGCCGGCGCCCCGATCCCGATCGCAATCGGGAGGGCCGAGAACCGCTCCGCGCCCCGCTCCGAAGAAAGTAAATCTCGAGGAGTTGGACAAAAAGCTTGATGAAATTCTTGAGAGCGACGTGAAAATCTAA
- a CDS encoding DNA methyltransferase: MKTTNAYFFMLGRNAALSTAEIESVLAGRITGRRHGPGFFIVETQSPLDPAGLQKQLGGTVKIGQVVLESNPASLPQDLTRLLSDSSGIKKLNFGVNNYGFKFDALAVKKALRSAGVSARLVASREPALSSVIAQKEILNKSGVELNCFKFDDSILVGKTVTCQPFEELSRRDWDRPAKDELAGMMPPKLAKIMINLAAADKSGVLLDPFCGSGTILMEAALMGFNVIGSDVSEKAIEDTRKNFNWLKDQDMLARDAKIQLFSCDARLLEKQIAPNSVSAIVTEPYLGPPLRRSVRENDARKIKNELEKLYAKMFSVFAKILKKSGRAVIVAPVFMLKTNIFINILWEIKKSGFEIVNPIVENGQIFPEQTIRHTILYSRPGQIVGREILILKKI; the protein is encoded by the coding sequence ATGAAAACGACCAATGCATATTTCTTTATGCTCGGACGGAACGCGGCCTTATCCACCGCGGAAATCGAATCCGTACTTGCCGGCCGGATTACCGGACGGCGGCACGGCCCGGGATTTTTTATTGTTGAAACCCAATCCCCGCTTGACCCGGCCGGCCTGCAGAAGCAGCTTGGCGGTACGGTAAAAATCGGCCAAGTTGTTTTGGAATCAAATCCGGCCTCACTGCCGCAGGATCTCACGCGGTTACTCTCCGATTCGTCGGGCATCAAAAAATTAAATTTTGGCGTCAATAATTACGGCTTTAAATTTGACGCGCTAGCTGTCAAAAAAGCGCTCCGGTCCGCGGGCGTGAGCGCGCGACTCGTTGCCTCGCGCGAACCCGCGCTTTCAAGCGTCATCGCCCAAAAAGAAATCTTGAACAAGAGTGGCGTTGAATTGAATTGTTTTAAATTTGATGATTCAATCCTCGTCGGCAAAACCGTGACCTGCCAGCCGTTTGAAGAATTATCCCGGCGCGACTGGGACCGGCCGGCAAAAGACGAGCTCGCGGGCATGATGCCGCCAAAGCTTGCGAAAATCATGATTAATCTCGCAGCCGCGGACAAGTCCGGCGTACTGCTTGATCCATTCTGCGGATCCGGCACGATTCTCATGGAAGCCGCGCTCATGGGGTTTAATGTAATCGGTTCGGACGTGAGCGAAAAAGCCATAGAAGACACGCGCAAAAATTTTAACTGGCTCAAAGACCAGGATATGCTCGCCCGCGACGCGAAGATCCAGCTTTTTTCGTGCGACGCGCGGCTTCTTGAAAAACAAATCGCGCCAAATTCCGTCAGCGCTATTGTAACCGAGCCTTATCTCGGCCCCCCGCTTCGCCGGAGCGTGCGGGAAAACGACGCCCGCAAAATAAAAAACGAACTTGAAAAGCTTTATGCCAAAATGTTCTCGGTTTTTGCCAAAATATTAAAAAAATCCGGGCGCGCGGTCATAGTTGCGCCGGTCTTTATGCTAAAAACCAATATTTTTATTAATATTCTGTGGGAAATAAAAAAATCGGGCTTTGAAATCGTGAACCCGATCGTGGAAAATGGACAAATTTTTCCGGAACAGACCATCCGCCACACTATTCTGTACTCTCGCCCCGGACAAATCGTGGGGCGGGAGATACTGATACTCAAAAAAATTTAA
- the epmA gene encoding EF-P lysine aminoacylase EpmA, which yields MANSNSMKNESVRAKFECRAEIIDAIRAFFKGRGYLEVETPKVVAFPGQEPNLVSFETAVLDERGKSFSGYLITSPEFSIKKMLSAGFTKVFEMGKCFRNGEPWGGDHNPEFTMLEWYACGMDYRGLMDETEELVCAVNQKINNSEKIQYQGRTVNLARPWTRMSVAEAFKKWTSIDLAANLEANRLAERAREIGIEVTESDSLSDIFFKIFLSRIETEFPKDAPLILYDYPTALGALARRRSDDPRFAERFEVYIAGMELANAFSELTDPVEQRQRFLAEQEERGRNNLPVYPIDEDFLSALATLPPSAGIALGVDRLVMLLLDAADINDVIAFGAGDIFSQKSKVKSQVQSHRVQS from the coding sequence ATGGCAAACTCAAATTCCATGAAAAATGAATCAGTCCGCGCGAAATTCGAGTGCCGCGCCGAGATCATTGACGCAATCCGCGCCTTTTTTAAAGGTCGCGGCTATCTTGAGGTGGAAACACCCAAGGTCGTTGCGTTCCCCGGCCAGGAGCCAAATCTTGTTTCGTTTGAAACCGCGGTTCTGGACGAACGTGGAAAAAGTTTCTCTGGATATCTTATCACCTCACCCGAGTTTTCCATAAAGAAAATGCTTTCGGCAGGTTTTACCAAGGTTTTTGAAATGGGAAAATGCTTCCGCAACGGCGAGCCCTGGGGTGGTGATCACAATCCGGAATTTACCATGCTCGAGTGGTACGCGTGCGGTATGGATTACCGGGGACTCATGGATGAAACCGAAGAGCTGGTTTGCGCCGTTAATCAGAAAATCAATAATTCCGAGAAAATTCAATATCAGGGACGGACCGTGAATCTCGCGCGGCCCTGGACCCGGATGAGCGTGGCCGAAGCGTTTAAGAAATGGACCAGTATTGATCTTGCGGCGAATCTTGAAGCCAATCGGCTCGCCGAGCGCGCCCGCGAAATCGGAATTGAGGTAACCGAGAGCGACAGCCTTAGTGACATTTTTTTCAAAATATTCTTATCGCGCATTGAAACCGAGTTTCCCAAGGACGCGCCATTGATTCTGTATGATTATCCCACGGCCTTGGGTGCTCTGGCGCGTCGGCGCAGTGATGACCCGCGTTTTGCCGAGCGGTTTGAAGTGTACATCGCCGGCATGGAGCTTGCGAACGCCTTTTCCGAGCTCACCGATCCGGTTGAACAGAGGCAGAGATTCTTGGCGGAACAGGAAGAGCGTGGGCGCAACAATCTCCCGGTTTATCCGATTGACGAAGACTTCCTTTCCGCGCTTGCAACCCTTCCGCCGTCCGCCGGCATCGCTCTCGGCGTCGACCGGCTGGTTATGCTGCTTCTTGACGCCGCGGATATCAATGACGTGATCGCTTTCGGGGCCGGAGACATATTTAGTCAAAAGTCTAAAGTTAAAAGTCAAGTCCAAAGTCATCGAGTTCAATCTTAA
- a CDS encoding single-stranded DNA-binding protein: MNLNKAMIIGNLTRDPELRTTPSGASVTSFGVATNHTWTDQQGNRQEKAEYHNIVAWGKLAEICSQYLAKGRKVYIEGRLQTRDWEGQDGVKRYRTEIVAENMIMLDRGQGPRAPGEVQSEAPAMPEEEVKKEDIPF; the protein is encoded by the coding sequence ATGAATTTAAATAAAGCAATGATTATCGGGAATCTTACCCGCGATCCCGAACTTCGCACCACTCCGAGCGGCGCTTCGGTCACTTCCTTCGGCGTCGCCACCAACCATACCTGGACTGACCAGCAGGGCAACCGCCAGGAAAAGGCTGAATACCACAACATTGTCGCCTGGGGCAAGCTCGCCGAAATCTGCTCGCAGTATCTTGCCAAGGGGCGCAAGGTTTATATCGAGGGGCGCCTGCAGACCCGCGACTGGGAAGGCCAGGACGGCGTCAAACGCTACCGCACCGAAATCGTGGCCGAGAACATGATTATGCTTGACCGCGGCCAGGGTCCGCGCGCGCCGGGCGAAGTTCAGAGTGAAGCGCCGGCCATGCCCGAAGAAGAGGTTAAAAAAGAAGACATTCCGTTTTAA
- the rpsR gene encoding 30S ribosomal protein S18, whose protein sequence is MAISQKPKEDRRCYFCANNFPEIDYKDTQLLRRFISSYGKIVPRRKSGACSKHQRQLATAIKRARIMALLPFVPK, encoded by the coding sequence ATGGCAATCTCACAAAAACCAAAAGAAGACCGGCGCTGCTATTTCTGCGCCAACAATTTTCCGGAAATTGATTATAAGGATACGCAGCTCCTGCGCCGTTTTATTTCGTCATATGGCAAGATTGTGCCGCGCCGCAAGAGTGGAGCTTGCTCCAAGCACCAGCGCCAGCTGGCCACGGCGATTAAACGGGCGAGGATAATGGCGCTCTTGCCTTTTGTCCCTAAGTAA
- a CDS encoding four helix bundle protein: MASNKEFSDQFKRRIYKFILDLIKYTDTLAQDNSLCRVATNQLLRCGTSVGANYIEAIASASRKEFTNFLSISLKSANETKFWLALLRDSNRGSTDEINKLLKEIMEISNMLGSSIRTLRVK; encoded by the coding sequence ATGGCAAGCAATAAGGAATTTAGCGACCAGTTCAAAAGAAGAATATATAAGTTTATTCTGGACTTAATAAAATATACCGATACCCTAGCGCAAGATAATTCACTCTGCCGCGTCGCGACCAACCAGCTACTGCGATGCGGAACAAGCGTCGGCGCTAACTATATAGAAGCCATCGCGAGCGCCTCAAGAAAAGAATTCACCAACTTTTTATCAATTTCGCTGAAATCAGCAAACGAAACAAAATTTTGGCTTGCTCTCTTACGGGATTCCAATCGGGGAAGCACCGATGAAATAAACAAGCTCTTAAAAGAAATCATGGAAATATCAAACATGCTCGGTTCCAGTATCCGGACATTGAGAGTAAAGTGA
- a CDS encoding four helix bundle protein, whose product MGEIPKSKPYNLEERTFEFSKQVAVFCKNLPKTQSNYEYTRQVIRSSGSVGANYIEANEALSSKDFLMRIKICRKEAKETAYWIGLIIATNDADLENAKRLYEEAIELKKIFSSIAEKTKKV is encoded by the coding sequence ATGGGCGAAATCCCAAAATCCAAACCCTATAATCTGGAAGAAAGAACCTTTGAATTTTCAAAGCAAGTAGCTGTTTTTTGCAAGAATTTACCCAAAACTCAAAGCAATTATGAGTATACCAGACAGGTTATTCGATCTTCCGGATCGGTTGGTGCGAATTACATTGAAGCCAACGAAGCGTTAAGCAGCAAAGATTTCTTGATGAGAATTAAGATTTGCCGCAAGGAGGCAAAGGAAACCGCATATTGGATTGGCCTAATTATTGCGACAAACGACGCAGACCTCGAAAACGCCAAGCGACTATATGAAGAAGCCATTGAATTAAAAAAGATATTTTCATCAATCGCAGAGAAAACAAAAAAAGTTTGA
- a CDS encoding transposase, with protein sequence MPIPSRELGRRSIRLKGYDYSRPGFYFVTLCTFQRVCLFGEIVDDQMILNRLGKIIIDEWRNIHKRYSEVALDKYIIMPNHIHGIIQINVGATLAVAPNRADRSGAWVRAGARPAPTAHDISLGDIIGSFKSLCVNEWIKNNANDPIRQAANIWQRNYYERIIRTLAELSETRKYIQENPIKWQADDNHPDNFKK encoded by the coding sequence ATGCCCATTCCATCGCGCGAACTCGGCCGCCGTTCCATCCGGTTAAAAGGATATGATTATTCCCGACCCGGATTTTATTTTGTGACGCTTTGCACGTTTCAGAGAGTGTGTTTGTTTGGCGAAATAGTGGATGATCAGATGATTTTGAACAGGCTTGGTAAAATCATAATTGATGAATGGCGCAATATTCATAAGCGATACAGCGAAGTCGCTTTGGATAAATATATTATAATGCCAAATCATATTCATGGAATTATTCAAATTAATGTAGGGGCGACCCTTGCGGTCGCCCCGAATAGGGCGGACCGTTCAGGCGCATGGGTCAGGGCAGGCGCAAGGCCTGCCCCTACAGCGCACGATATAAGTTTGGGAGATATTATAGGGTCATTCAAATCATTGTGCGTCAATGAATGGATAAAGAATAATGCGAATGACCCGATTCGCCAGGCCGCAAATATTTGGCAGCGCAATTATTACGAACGCATTATCCGTACGTTAGCCGAATTATCAGAAACACGCAAATATATTCAAGAAAATCCTATAAAATGGCAGGCGGATGACAATCATCCGGACAATTTTAAAAAATAA
- the efp gene encoding elongation factor P gives MASTSEIKKGAVLKFKDDLWLVTEFQHINPGKGSAFVRTRLKNIKTGKSLENTFKVSESVDIEELTRKNMNYLYADAGQYNFMDPVSYEQISLGADVLGDTARFLKENLEVMILYHNDAPVTVEIPKKITYKIVEAMPAVKGDTASGNVTKEVVLENGLNVQAPLFINQGESIVINTDTGEYVERAKS, from the coding sequence ATGGCTTCAACCTCGGAAATAAAAAAAGGCGCGGTTCTCAAATTCAAAGACGACCTTTGGCTTGTTACCGAATTCCAGCATATCAATCCGGGCAAGGGAAGCGCGTTTGTGCGCACGCGGCTCAAAAATATTAAAACCGGAAAAAGCCTGGAGAATACTTTTAAAGTCTCCGAATCGGTCGATATCGAGGAGCTCACGCGAAAAAACATGAATTATCTTTATGCCGATGCCGGACAATATAATTTCATGGACCCGGTATCCTATGAACAGATTTCTTTGGGCGCCGATGTACTCGGGGATACGGCGCGCTTTCTCAAGGAAAATCTCGAGGTCATGATTCTCTACCATAACGACGCTCCGGTCACGGTTGAGATTCCCAAAAAAATTACCTATAAGATAGTTGAGGCCATGCCGGCCGTGAAGGGCGATACCGCTTCGGGAAATGTTACCAAGGAAGTTGTTTTGGAAAACGGGCTCAATGTCCAGGCGCCGCTTTTCATCAATCAGGGAGAAAGCATTGTGATAAATACCGACACCGGTGAATACGTTGAACGGGCTAAGTCGTAA
- the ychF gene encoding redox-regulated ATPase YchF has product MSLKVGIVGLPNVGKSTLFKALTRKSVDIANYPFCTIEPNVGVVEVPDERLARLAAVSKPARIVPAVIEFVDIAGLVAGASRGEGLGNKFLSHIREVDAVCQVVRVFRDPNVTHVHDKIDPKNDIEIINTELIMADLETIKRRDETLAAKAKAGLNPALEKSIGTIKKIISALERGELANSLELDEEERESVYDLHLLTAKPFVYAVNCDEEQIKNKNWQHGLPAGLEYVPFCAKLEAEIADLPPAEAGDFVTALGWEHGCLDSLIVSCYKILDLITFLTTGPDETRAWTVRAGAKAPEAAGVIHTDFEKGFIRAEVCDWKKYVEAGSEAAAKASGWVRTEGRDYIIQDGDVCYFLCNK; this is encoded by the coding sequence ATGTCTCTCAAGGTCGGCATCGTCGGATTGCCAAATGTCGGAAAATCAACCCTTTTCAAAGCGCTCACGCGCAAGAGCGTTGATATTGCGAATTATCCGTTCTGCACCATTGAACCCAATGTCGGGGTGGTTGAGGTGCCGGACGAGCGGCTCGCTCGCCTTGCCGCGGTTTCCAAGCCGGCGCGCATCGTGCCGGCCGTGATTGAATTCGTTGATATTGCCGGGCTCGTGGCCGGCGCGAGCCGGGGCGAAGGCCTGGGCAATAAATTTCTTTCGCATATCCGCGAGGTTGACGCCGTCTGCCAGGTGGTGCGCGTTTTCCGCGATCCCAACGTCACGCACGTGCATGATAAAATCGATCCCAAGAACGACATTGAAATCATCAATACCGAGCTAATCATGGCGGATCTGGAGACAATAAAGCGCCGCGACGAAACCTTGGCCGCAAAAGCCAAAGCCGGCTTGAATCCGGCGCTGGAAAAAAGTATCGGTACTATTAAAAAAATAATCTCCGCGCTTGAACGCGGCGAGCTTGCGAATTCACTGGAGCTTGACGAAGAAGAGCGCGAATCCGTCTACGACCTGCACCTTCTCACCGCCAAGCCGTTTGTCTATGCCGTAAATTGCGACGAGGAGCAGATTAAAAATAAAAACTGGCAGCATGGACTGCCAGCGGGGCTTGAATACGTTCCATTTTGCGCCAAGCTTGAGGCCGAAATCGCCGATCTTCCGCCCGCCGAAGCCGGGGATTTCGTCACTGCCCTGGGGTGGGAACACGGCTGCCTGGATTCATTGATTGTTTCCTGCTACAAAATTTTGGATCTCATTACATTTCTTACCACCGGGCCGGATGAAACCCGCGCCTGGACGGTCCGCGCAGGGGCCAAGGCACCGGAAGCCGCCGGAGTGATTCACACGGATTTTGAAAAAGGATTCATCCGCGCCGAAGTCTGCGATTGGAAAAAATATGTTGAAGCCGGGAGCGAGGCCGCAGCCAAAGCCTCGGGCTGGGTGCGCACCGAAGGCAGAGACTATATCATCCAGGACGGCGACGTGTGTTATTTTCTCTGCAACAAATAA